A part of Schistosoma mansoni strain Puerto Rico chromosome W, complete genome genomic DNA contains:
- a CDS encoding putative pyruvate dehydrogenase — protein MASGLARSKLMNFVFRSPWNPVSLIYRPECSSAKFSLSDYKSFKLDSTPANETECSRDDALRYLESLHRIRRMETALGNMYKEKLIRGFCHLYSGQEAVAVGIEAALQPGDTIITAYRCHGFTMTRGVPIHNIVAELAGRKTGCTKGLGGSMHLYAKDFYGGNGIVGAQVPLGVGIALRMKHRGEKFVSVTLYGDGAANQGQVFEAFNIAKLWNLPVIFICENNKYGMGTSVQRSSANTSYYTRGDYIPGLWVDGMDILTVREATRFAADWCRSDKGPILLETETYRYHGHSMSDPGTSYRTREEVQSMRRGRDPIALFQKSIVDNGLCTQDEVKEIEKRVRIEVDKEVEKAMSDSEPPLETMFGNIYHGIPPNYKIRGCDLKTWGSPFVTKW, from the exons ATGGCGTCAGGTCTTGCTAGATCAAAGCTGATG AATTTTGTTTTTAGGTCTCCGTGGAACCCCGTGTCACTCATCTATCGTCCTGAGTGTTCCTCCGCAAAATTTAGTCTTTCTGACTACAAGTCTTTTAAGTTAGATTCCACACCAGCAAATGAAACTGAATGCAGTCGTGATGATGCACTTAGATACCTCGAGAGTCTTCACCGTATTCGTAGAATGGAAACGGCATTAGGTAACATGTATAAAGAAAAGCTTATTCGTGGTTTCTGTCATCTATACTCGGGTCag GAAGCAGTTGCAGTCGGTATTGAAGCTGCTTTACAGCCAGGCGATACTATTATCACTGCTTATCGCTGCCATGGCTTTACAATGACTCGCGGTGTTCCTATCCACAATATAGTTGCAGAACTCGCAGGAAGGAAGACTGGATGCACAAAAGGTTTAGGGGGCAGTATGCATCTTTACGCGAAAGATTTCTATGGAGGTAATGGCATCGTTGGCGCCCag GTTCCTTTGGGTGTTGGAATAGCATTACGTATGAAACATCGTGGGGAAAAGTTTGTCTCTGTAACTCTTTATGGAGATGGTGCAGCTAACCAGGGACAGGTGTTTGAGGCCTTTAATATAGCGAAGTTATGGAATCTTCCTGTGATTTTCATTTGTGAAAACAATAAATATGGTATGGGTACATCTGTGCAGCGCTCTTCGGCCAATACTAGTTACTATACTCGTGGAGATTACATTCCTGGATTGTGG GTTGATGGTATGGATATACTTACTGTTAGAGAAGCCACACGTTTTGCTGCTGATTGGTGTCGTTCTGACAAAGGACCAATACTGTTAGAAACAGAGACTTATCGTTACCATGGTCATAGTATGAGCGACCCAGGCACTAGTTATCGTACACGTGAAGAAGTTCAGTCGATGAGGCGTGGACGAGATCCTATCGCTTTATTCCAGAAGAGCATTGTAGACAATGGGCTATGTACACAGGATGAGGTTAAG GAGATCGAAAAAAGGGTCCGAATTGAAGTAGATAAAGAAGTAGAGAAGGCGATGAGCGACTCAGAACCACCACTAGAGACGATGTTTGGAAATATTTATCATGGGATACCTCCAAACTACAAGATTCGAGGTTGCGATCTAAAAACTTGGGGTTCACCATTTGTCACTAAGTGGTGA